The Theropithecus gelada isolate Dixy chromosome X, Tgel_1.0, whole genome shotgun sequence genome includes a window with the following:
- the PABPC5 gene encoding polyadenylate-binding protein 5 — protein MGSGEPNPAGKKKKYLKAALYVGDLDPDVTEDMLYKKFRPAGPLRFTRICRDPVTRSPLGYGYVNFRFPADAEWALNTMNFDLINGKPFRLMWSQPDDRLRKSGVGNIFIKNLDKSIDNRALFYLFSAFGNILSCKVVCDDNGSKGYAYVHFDSLAAANRAIWHMNGVRLNNRQVYVGRFKFPEERAAEVRTRDRATFTNVFVKNIGDDIDDEKLKELFCEYGPTESVKVIRDASGKSKGFGFVRYETHEAAQKAVLDLHGKSIDGKVLYVGRAQKKIERLAELRRRFERLRLKEKSRPPGVPIYIKNLDETINDEKLKEEFSSFGSISRAKVMMEVGQGKGFGVVCFSSFEEATKAVDEMNGRVVGSKPLHVTLGQARRRC, from the coding sequence ATGGGGAGCGGGGAGCCTAATCCTGctggcaagaaaaagaagtatcTCAAGGCCGCTCTGTACGTGGGTGACTTGGACCCAGATGTCACCGAGGACATGCTCTATAAGAAGTTCAGGCCTGCTGGCCCTCTGCGATTCACCCGAATCTGCCGTGATCCGGTGACCCGCAGCCCCTTGGGCTATGGCTATGTTAACTTCCGCTTTCCCGCGGATGCAGAGTGGGCCTTGAACACCATGAATTTTGATTTGATTAATGGAAAACCATTCCGCCTTATGTGGTCTCAGCCAGATGACCGCTTAAGAAAGTCTGGAGTGGGAAATATATTCATCAAAAACCTGGACAAATCCATAGACAATAGGGCcctgttttacttattttctgcttttgggAACATTCTGTCCTGCAAAGTCGTATGCGATGACAACGGCTCTAAGGGTTATGCCTATGTGCACTTTGACAGCCTGGCCGCTGCCAATAGAGCCATCTGGCACATGAATGGAGTGCGGCTCAACAACCGCCAGGTGTATGTTGGCAGATTCAAATTCCCAGAAGAGCGGGCGGCTGAGGTCAGAACCAGGGATAGAGCAACTTTCACCAATGTTTTCGTTAAAAACATTGGAGACGACATAGATGACGAAAAACTGAAGGAACTTTTCTGTGAATATGGGCCAACTGAGAGTGTTAAAGTAATAAGAGATGCCAGTGGGAAATCTAAAGGCTTTGGATTTGTGAGATATGAGACACACGAGGCTGCCCAAAAGGCTGTGCTAGACTTGCATGGAAAGTCCATCGATGGAAAAGTCCTCTATGTAGGGCGAGCACAGAAGAAAATTGAACGCCTGGCTGAGTTGAGGCGGAGATTTGAACGGctgaggttaaaagaaaaaagtcggCCCCCAGGGGTGCCTATCTATATTAAGAACTTGGATGAGACAATCAATGATGAAAAACTGAAGGAggaattttcttcctttgggtCAATTAGTCGGGCCAAAGTGATGATGGAAGTGGGGCAAGGCAAAGGATTTGGTGTGGTCTGCTTTTCCTCTTTTGAAGAGGCTACCAAAGCAGTGGATGAGATGAATGGCCGCGTAGTGGGCTCCAAGCCCCTGCACGTCACCCTGGGCCAGGCCAGGCGCAGGTGCTGA